The following coding sequences are from one Mus pahari chromosome X, PAHARI_EIJ_v1.1, whole genome shotgun sequence window:
- the LOC110314304 gene encoding putative MAGE domain-containing protein MAGEA13P, with protein sequence MSHIQRHDQGFEGQLEEGVPAAKEAGSWEKVAASESSQETASSSASTQASASSKASKGSGGQAEGDQSTSNAYLRSKLLLNSKFQKKVTDLVKFLSIKYITNEPVTEAEIQKSVGKEHRGYYSLIFKHACECMEVVFGIEVKEVDALNHTYLLLKILDLTYDGRISNEEGIPKTGLLVLVLGVIFMEGNRASEKKIWEVLSIVGVYPDQHDFICGNPRKFITEDLVLENYLVYQPVPHSDPPTYEFLWGPRAQAETSKMKVLKFFCKVAGSNPASFAGLYKEALEDEEERARALLASTAISTEVDNSGSGDKPSGVSHSE encoded by the coding sequence ATGTCGCACATTCAGAGGCATGATCAAGGCTTTGAGGGCCAGCTAGAGGAGGGGGTTCCTGCAGCTAAAGAGGCAGGCTCCTGGGAGAAGGTAGCTGCCTCAGAGAGTTCCCAGGAAACCGCCTCATCCTCTGCTTCCACCCAAGCTTCTGCATCAAGCAAAGCAAGCAAAGGTTCTGGTGGTCAAGCAGAGGGAGATCAGAGTACCTCAAATGCCTACCTCCGCTCCAAGCTTTTGCTCAACAGTAAGTTTCAGAAGAAGGTTACTGATCTGGTGAAGTTTCTGAGTATCAAGTATATAACAAATGAGCCTGTCACAGAAGCAGAAATTCAGAAGAGTGTTGGTAAGGAGCACAGGGGCTACTATTCATTGATCTTCAAGCATGCCTGTGAATGCATGGAAGTAGTCTTTGGCATTGAAGTAAAGGAAGTGGATGCCTTGAACCACACCTACCTGCTCCTGAAAATCCTTGACCTCACCTATGATGGGCGGATCAGCAATGAAGAAGGGATACCCAAGACCGGCCTCCTGGTGCTTGTCCTTGGTGTAATCTTCATGGAAGGCAACCGTGCCTCTGAGAAGAAGATCTGGGAGGTGCTGAGTATTGTTGGTGTGTATCCTGACCAACATGATTTTATCTGCGGGAATCCCAGAAAGTTCATCACTGAAGATTTGGTGTTAGAGAATTACCTGGTGTACCAACCTGTACCCCACAGTGATCCTCCAACTTATGAGTTCCTGTGGGGCCCAAGAGCCCAAGCTGAGACGAGCAAAATGAAAGTCCTGAAGTTTTTCTGCAAGGTTGCCGGAAGTAACCCTGCTTCCTTCGCCGGTTTGTATAAGGAAGCtctggaagatgaagaggagagaGCCCGAGCTCTACTTGCTTCCACAGCCATTTCTACTGAAGTGGACAATTCAGGTTCTGGGGACAAGCCCAGTGGTGTCTCCCACTCTGAGTAA